The following coding sequences are from one Bacillota bacterium window:
- a CDS encoding ABC transporter ATP-binding protein encodes MQAQWAIRTEGLTKVYTLRKQTHTAVHDLNLRIADGETVGFIGANGAGKTTTIKMLLHFIAPTRGRAWLYDIPCEQPRARQKVGYMPEQPYFPRYLSPRELLSAHAALAGVPAREAEHRVEVALELARADTFAHRPIGKLSKGMTQRVALAQALVGDPQLLILDEPASGLDPVSRVEMRNVLQALKEHGKTIFLSSHHLGEVERICDRVAIIHRGHLLAFGTPQELTQQTDRYVLVAENVSPDAERALRQICANVRRDSAQVVAVIDGDRLSVVMEALQKASARLVSVNQQRETLEEAFLRIVQNAPATLPVGKAA; translated from the coding sequence ATGCAGGCGCAGTGGGCTATCCGCACCGAAGGGCTGACCAAAGTATACACCTTACGCAAACAGACGCATACCGCCGTTCACGACCTGAATCTGCGCATTGCAGACGGAGAGACGGTGGGCTTTATCGGGGCAAACGGCGCAGGCAAAACCACCACCATTAAGATGCTGCTTCACTTTATCGCCCCCACACGCGGGCGAGCGTGGCTGTACGATATTCCCTGCGAACAGCCTCGCGCCCGTCAAAAGGTGGGCTACATGCCCGAACAGCCCTACTTCCCGCGTTACCTCAGTCCTCGCGAGCTGCTGTCTGCCCATGCTGCGCTGGCAGGTGTGCCAGCCCGGGAAGCAGAGCACAGGGTGGAGGTGGCTCTGGAACTGGCTCGCGCCGACACCTTCGCGCACCGTCCCATCGGTAAACTGTCCAAGGGAATGACCCAGCGGGTGGCGCTGGCGCAGGCGTTGGTCGGTGACCCACAACTGCTCATTCTGGACGAGCCCGCTTCTGGGCTGGACCCCGTGTCGCGGGTGGAGATGCGCAACGTGTTGCAAGCGCTGAAAGAGCATGGCAAGACCATCTTCCTCAGTTCGCACCACCTCGGGGAGGTGGAACGGATTTGCGACCGCGTGGCGATTATCCACCGGGGGCATCTGCTCGCTTTCGGAACCCCGCAGGAACTGACCCAACAGACAGACCGGTACGTGCTGGTCGCCGAGAACGTCAGCCCGGACGCCGAAAGGGCACTGCGCCAGATATGCGCAAACGTGCGGCGGGATAGTGCTCAGGTGGTTGCGGTCATCGATGGTGACCGGTTGTCTGTGGTGATGGAAGCACTTCAGAAGGCAAGTGCGCGGTTGGTCAGCGTGAACCAGCAGCGCGAGACCCTGGAAGAGGCTTTCCTGCGTATCGTGCAGAACGCGCCTGCCACACTTCCCGTCGGAAAGGCGGCATAG